The uncultured Dysgonomonas sp. genome contains the following window.
GTTACGATAGCGCCGGAGTTGCTATCATCAACGAAGAAAATAAACTCTCGGTATATAAAGCTAAAGGGCGAGTACAAGACCTTGAAGAATATGCCCGCGACAAAGACACAACAGGCACAATCGGGATTGCGCACACACGTTGGGCAACGCATGGCGAACCAAGTAATGCCAATGCACACCCCCACTATTCCCAATCAGAATCACTGGCCCTTATCCATAACGGTATTATCGAAAATTATGCTGTTCTAAAAGCCGAACTGATAAAAAACGGATATTCATTCCATAGCAGCACCGATACAGAAGTATTGGTTCAATTGATCGAATATATAAAACAGATAAATCACTGCGACCTCTTCTCTGCCGTGCAGATTGCGCTAAATCAGATAGTCGGAGCTTATGCTATCGCTGTAATAGAAAAAGGAAATCCCGACCAGATCATCGCCGCCCGCAAAAGCAGTCCCCTGGTAATCGGAATAGGTGAGGGAGAATTCTTTATAGGTTCCGACGCATCACCAATTATCGAATTTACAAAGAAAGTTGTATATCTCGACGATGAAGAAATAGCCATTATCAAAAGGGACGAAGAACCCAAAATAGTCACCATATCGAATATCGAACATACTCCGAAAGTTAAAGAATTGGAAATGAACCTCAGCCAGCTGGAAAGAGGGGGTTATCCACACTTTATGCTGAAAGAAATATTCGAACAACCCGAAACATTAAAAAGCTGTATGAGTGGACGGATCAATATCGAAGGTACACATATGACCCTCTCGGGCATTATTGATCATAAAGACAAATTTATTAATGCGCGGCGTATCATAATTATAGCATGTGGTACATCCTGGCATGCAGGATTGATAGGGGAATATCTGTTCGAAGAATTTTGCCGTATCCCGGTAGAAGTGGAATATGCGTCTGAATTCAGATACCGTAACCCGGTAATCTGCCCTGATGATATTGTTATTGCTATTTCCCAGTCGGGAGAAACCGCCGATTCGCTTGCGGCTATCGATTTGGCGCGTAAGGCTGGGGCATTTGTTTATGGAGTTTGCAATGTGGTAGGTTCATCCATTCCCCGCAACACCGACTCCGGGTCATATACACATTGCGGACACGAAATCGGGGTCGCTTCCACAAAGGCATTTACAGCACAAGTTACTGTATTGACAATGATGGCGCTTGCTATTGCTAAGGAGAAAGGAACTATACCGGACAATAAATACCTGAAGGTAATAAAAGAACTTCAAAGTATACCGGCAAAGATAGAACGTGTTCTTACATTGAACGACAAAATAAAAGAACTCTCGTTAATCTTCACTTATGCGCAGAACTTTATCTATTTAGGCCGCGGTTACAATTACCCGATTGCACTGGAAGGGGCTTTAAAGCTGAAGGAAATATCATATATCCATGCCGAAGGTTACCCTGCGGCTGAAATGAAGCACGGCCCGATTGCTTTAATCGATAACGAAATGCCGATAGTAACAATTGCAACTCATAGTGCCATCTACGAGAAAGTAGTCAGTAATATACAAGAAATAAAAGCCCGTAAAGGCCGAGTCATAGCCATTATCAATGAAGGGGACGAGACTATGAAATCTTTGGCCGACCATTATATCGAGATCCCGGCTACAGAAGAGTGTCTTGATCCGCTATTAACTTCGATCCCGCTACAATTACTTGCATATCATATAGCTGTGAATAAAAACAGAGATGTAGATATGCCGCGTAATCTTGCAAAATCTGTCACTGTAGAGTAATGTTTTGGTATATTATAATTATATTTGTCGATATATATTATTAGCCAAAGGCATTTTGCAAAATATTTCTATCTTTGCATAAAACTTTACATAGAAAAACGAAATTAATATGAAAATCAGATTCTTCCTTTTCACACTGGCCTGTTTTCTCATCCTCAGCGTGAGTATGGTTGCGCAAAGCAGTAGTCTGGCTGCGGGCACAAAAATAACGATGTTCGACGATAAGAAAAAGAATATTGAAAACTTAGAAGTTGGTGATGTTGTTTTATCTTTCAATACCCAAGATAAAGTATATGAAGAAAAGAAGGTAAAAAACATAAGCAAAATAATGTATAGCCGACTTGTCCGTGTGACCCTTAATAGCGGAGTACAACTTACCATGACTAGCGATTGTCCGTTCCTTGCCGAAAAAGGCTGGGTATCCGTCGATCCTGAACTCACTATGTCGAATAAAAAATATACTGATGTAAAACGTTGCCAGATAGGTGAATTTGCACTTTTCTACAATGTAACAAGTACAGACTATGTAGAAATCACCGTTATACAAGGCATAATGGATCCAACCCAGACTTATATAGTAGAACTGGAAGGAGACGGAGCTATTGTCGCGAACGGTTTTCTTGTAGGACAGAATTAAAAAAAGAATGAAGCTCGATACTAACAATATACAAGAGCGAATAAAGAATACCTTTCTGGAGACATTGAACATCACATTCATAGAATCTGATGATCCAATGTCTCTTGAAGCGATTATGCCCGTCACCCAACAGATGACCCAAACTATGGGTGTATTGCATGGCGGGGCAACTATTTCCCTTGCCGAGTCGTTGGCGGGAGCAGGTTCAAATAACATATGTGCAACTGACGAACGATGCTTTGGTATGCAGATAAGTGCGAGTCATATATCGAGTGCTAATGTAGGAGATACTGTTCGTGCAAAAGGGGTAATCCAACACAAAGGTCGCTCTACACATGTGTGGAATGTGGATGTATTCTCTGAAAATACAGGCCGGTTAATATCATCTATACGTATAACAAATGCAGTTGTGAAACAGGTTGTATATTTCGGAAAAGGAAAATAGGAAATCCCATAATTTATACAGCCCAGATTAAACCTTTCATTACTTTCTATGTTCTAATAGGAAAGCAAACTACTAAAAAGAACTGTTATGAAAAAGTTGATATTCATCGCTATATTTACAATTCTACTATTCTCAGCCTGTGGCACTATGCGGCTCGCGGATGTCTCAAACCTATCTATAGGAATGACCCAAAATGAGGTAAACCAGATAATGGGACAACCAATACGAGTACTATCTTCTACTTATACTCAAGACGGACGGCAAGATGTATATGAGTATTATACTTACAGAAATGAGGCCTACGCGATAGAATTCTGGAATGGACAATTATCCCGGTATGACTTTATGTATGAAGACGTTCCTCCTGCCGGAATTGCACCACGTCCACCATACACTACTTATCCGAACAGACCGTCTCAGCCTGCTCGTCCATCACAACCGAACAGACCTGAAAGCAACAGGCCATCAAATACAAACCGACCAGGAAATAGCACCTCCAATTCTGGTCGCCCTACGACTAAACCTTCGGAGGATAATAAACCAGGTAATAGCGGCAGGCCTTCATCGGGAGGAACAGAGCGGCCATCTTATGGCACCAGCAATAGAACATAGTCAAGAAGCAGTACTCAGACCAAAGAACAAAGCAAACAAACCGAAGAAAGCAAAGACAAGAAATAAAAACCAATACCCATTCTTATCTGTTAAGAATGGGTATTTTTATAGTATTGAGGACTCGTCACTTCCCTTATTATATCCTATCACAGAGACGCTGTCAGTACATCAATAAGTTTGTATACTATAACAACTATACATACTACAACGATTGCTATCATACCGGCTAAAATTTTATTTGCATATTTTTTCATAATATCTCTATCCTTTTGACTTATTATACCTATCAACCACCTCATCTATACTGATATCCAGCAATTCCATAGTTTTGAAAGTTTCAGGAAGCATTTCCTCGAAGAAATCTTTCTTCTGAAGATTCAGTATCTGTTTACGGGCATTTTCTGCTACATAATATCCCATACCACGTTTTGAATAGATAATATTTTCTGTCTGCATATATTCAAAAGCCCGCATGGCTGTATTGGGATTGACCTGCAATATTGTACCCAACTCTCTGACAGAGGGAACACGCTCCTCTTCTGCCCATTCGTTGGTCAGCATCTTCTGAAAACAGAAGTCCACGATTTGCAGATATATCGGCTTATTTGATTTAAAATCCATAATGTTAAATTTCTGTTTCTCTCAGTTTAAAAAAGGATACAGTCCACATACCTACAGATACCACAATATCTATAATAATACTACAAGCCCTGACTATAGCATCGGTGGTAAAAGCCATAAGACCTATCGAACGCCCTGTGTCATAACCTATACTAAAAGCTTGCTCTTGATTACTATTCAGGTTAAATGTCATATTGCCATGCTCCATAGACAAGTGCATCATTACTATTGCCGCAAATATGAGCACTATAAACAATATCAATAGAATTACCGAGGTTTTAGCGAAAGAATACCTTTTGAAGTAATAATATCCACACATGAATATAGATTGAAAAAACAACATCATAAACAGAACTTTTGGCTTATAAAGATGTTCGGTCAATACCATTTCTTTTGCATGCGCCTGTACTCCTTCCACCGGAATAAAACCTGTTATAATATCCAGCAATGACAATAATATGAATATCATTAACGGTAGTACAATTACATATTTAATCCAAACACTTATAAACTTCTCGAAAGTTGATGACGGCAATGTGAAATCGAAAATGCTAGAATGTTTTCCCCGCGACTTTTCGAAGAAACAAGGTCCGCCAATTATAATTGTACCAGCTATCAGATATATCAATGCAATTAAATTGCTATCAGTTGTTAACACATTCAAGAGCATAGACAAAAAGTAAAGACCTGCGAGCCCA
Protein-coding sequences here:
- the glmS gene encoding glutamine--fructose-6-phosphate transaminase (isomerizing), with product MCGIVGYIGFREAYPILIKGLHRLEYRGYDSAGVAIINEENKLSVYKAKGRVQDLEEYARDKDTTGTIGIAHTRWATHGEPSNANAHPHYSQSESLALIHNGIIENYAVLKAELIKNGYSFHSSTDTEVLVQLIEYIKQINHCDLFSAVQIALNQIVGAYAIAVIEKGNPDQIIAARKSSPLVIGIGEGEFFIGSDASPIIEFTKKVVYLDDEEIAIIKRDEEPKIVTISNIEHTPKVKELEMNLSQLERGGYPHFMLKEIFEQPETLKSCMSGRINIEGTHMTLSGIIDHKDKFINARRIIIIACGTSWHAGLIGEYLFEEFCRIPVEVEYASEFRYRNPVICPDDIVIAISQSGETADSLAAIDLARKAGAFVYGVCNVVGSSIPRNTDSGSYTHCGHEIGVASTKAFTAQVTVLTMMALAIAKEKGTIPDNKYLKVIKELQSIPAKIERVLTLNDKIKELSLIFTYAQNFIYLGRGYNYPIALEGALKLKEISYIHAEGYPAAEMKHGPIALIDNEMPIVTIATHSAIYEKVVSNIQEIKARKGRVIAIINEGDETMKSLADHYIEIPATEECLDPLLTSIPLQLLAYHIAVNKNRDVDMPRNLAKSVTVE
- a CDS encoding Hint domain-containing protein, with product MKIRFFLFTLACFLILSVSMVAQSSSLAAGTKITMFDDKKKNIENLEVGDVVLSFNTQDKVYEEKKVKNISKIMYSRLVRVTLNSGVQLTMTSDCPFLAEKGWVSVDPELTMSNKKYTDVKRCQIGEFALFYNVTSTDYVEITVIQGIMDPTQTYIVELEGDGAIVANGFLVGQN
- a CDS encoding PaaI family thioesterase yields the protein MKLDTNNIQERIKNTFLETLNITFIESDDPMSLEAIMPVTQQMTQTMGVLHGGATISLAESLAGAGSNNICATDERCFGMQISASHISSANVGDTVRAKGVIQHKGRSTHVWNVDVFSENTGRLISSIRITNAVVKQVVYFGKGK
- a CDS encoding GntR family transcriptional regulator, translated to MDFKSNKPIYLQIVDFCFQKMLTNEWAEEERVPSVRELGTILQVNPNTAMRAFEYMQTENIIYSKRGMGYYVAENARKQILNLQKKDFFEEMLPETFKTMELLDISIDEVVDRYNKSKG